Proteins from a genomic interval of Chelonoidis abingdonii isolate Lonesome George chromosome 7, CheloAbing_2.0, whole genome shotgun sequence:
- the PCDH12 gene encoding protocadherin-12 isoform X2, whose product MLLLSHFLLQFLVLCWHFFLCMDCQEVSPFAMQYKVLEEVPSGTVIGKLSEDFGWEERSEPVETFQQLHFPKELPVRVRSGDGLLSTAGRLDRERLCRHNDPCLFSFDVLAAIHLTLIHVEIQVLDINDHAPQFPKPELELEISESASLRTRIPLDRALDPDSGSNALCSYSLSPSDHFALDVISGSDGTKHAELVVVKEVDRELHSSFDLVLTAFDHGESPKSGTTLLRVIVLDSNDNSPMFAESSVTVEIWEDALPGTILINLTATDPDQGPNGEIEYSLSKHASLELLNTFSIEAKTGSVVLRRPLDYEENHTYEVDVQARDLGANPIPAHCKILIKVLDVNDNAPDVHITWAAQVPVLSEALPKNSFVALVTVSDPDSGNNGQVHCYLSQGLDHFKLKRTNRYTYMLLTNTILDRERWAEYNLMLMVQDNGNRSLAVRKHLTICISDVNDNPPLFERITYDVTIAENNVPPSYLITVKAHDADLDFNGKVSYSIQDFLVSDLVSIDSKTGEIFALRAFDYEQMTSLEFLVTAEDGGHPKLVSNVSVRVSLLDRNDNSPVIVQPVLVGGKARIIVLVNAQTGCLWLSLGNDSPQGTAITTMTPTLSSNVSLLFTITARDADSGMNGALHYDILSGNDTSLFLIDPLSGQVFINSSNASSLIGGEWELEVLVRDQGNSPLHAKALVQLSFRNHLNQLTNSAQEAQMLSSSMVTVICLTVLLGTFLLILALIVSICKREKKDNMAYNCREAEHAHRHQQLKKPHKHIQKTDIYLVPVLRNRQAVQSEAEQVQSCEEALLKESAWDDPLQTSFHLTPTLYRTLRNQKGPAEQKDAFNLPAIQCRPFHPHRLRNASKESSSLQDAQTHSKSLENPQLELWGDQNCDLSLPTTHPSDMTLKRQRIAEPDARPREAHPHQHLLRSLVRLSMVALAEQDPMGELAMESPPVQQISQLLSLLHQGQFQPKPNHRGNKYTAKNGSRNAGLDANCLTIKDSVQGESEADDGDSENELNLSIDKLVGEELESLLEPHAASLSVKMLMRASAKKQKGSRRMSWKTQQMRSMLFCALPG is encoded by the exons ATGCTTTTATTGTCACACTTTCTGCTTCAATTCTTGGTGTTGTGCTGGCACTTTTTCCTCTGTATGGATTGCCAGGAGGTGTCCCCCTTTGCTATGCAATACAAAGTGTTAGAAGAAGTGCCAAGTGGAACTGTGATAGGGAAATTATCTGAGGATTTTGGCTGGGAAGAGAGAAGTGAACCAGTAGAGACCTTCCAGCAACTGCATTTCCCCAAGGAGCTCCCTGTCCGCGTTAGGTCTGGAGATGGTTTGCTTAGCACGGCAGGGCGGTTGGACAGAGAACGGTTATGCAGGCACAATGATCCATGCTTGTTCTCTTTTGATGTTCTGGCTGCCATACACTTGACTTTAATCCACGTGGAGATTCAGGTCTTGGACATCAATGATCATGCACCTCAATTTCCAAAACCTGAGCTGGAACTAGAAATATCAGAGAGTGCATCTTTACGAACACGGATCCCACTGGACCGAGCTCTTGACCCAGACTCTGGCTCCAACGCTCTCTGCTCTTATTCATTATCACCCAGTGACCACTTTGCTTTGGATGTAATTTCTGGATCTGATGGGACTAAACATGCAGAACTTGTAGTTGTTAAAGAAGTGGACAGAGAGCTCCACTCTTCTTTTGATCTAGTATTGACTGCCTTTGATCATGGAGAATCACCAAAATCAGGCACAACCTTACTTAGGGTAATTGTTTTAGACTCCAATGATAACAGCCCTATGTTTGCAGAGAGTTCTGTGACAGTGGAAATCTGGGAAGATGCTTTGCCTGGGACAATTCTTATAAACCTTACAGCCACTGATCCTGATCAGGGTCCCAATGGGGAGATAGAATACTCACTCAGTAAACATGCTTCACTGGAGCTGTTGAACACGTTCAGCATTGAAGCCAAGACAGGCAGTGTAGTTCTGAGACGCCCACTGGACTATGAAGAAAACCATACCTATGAAGTAGATGTGCAAGCCAGGGATCTTGGAGCCAACCCTATCCCAGCACACTGCAAGATCCTCATCAAGGTCCTGGATGTCAACGACAATGCCCCAGATGTGCACATCACTTGGGCTGCCCAGGTGCCAGTGCTATCTGAAGCTCTTCCTAAGAACAGCTTTGTTGCTCTGGTGACAGTAAGTGATCCTGATTCTGGAAACAATGGTCAGGTGCATTGTTACCTTAGTCAAGGACTTGACCATTTCAAATTGAAAAGAACCAACAGATACACTTATATGCTGTTGACCAATACCATCTTGGACAGGGAGAGGTGGGCAGAATATAACCTGATGTTAATGGTCCAGGACAATGGGAATCGCTCCTTAGCTGTAAGGAAACACCTCACTATATGCATCAGCGATGTCAATGACAACCCACCATTGTTTGAAAGAATTACATATGATGTCACCATTGCTGAGAACAATGTGCCTCCATCCTACCTGATTACTGTCAAGGCTCATGATGCTGACTTAGATTTTAATGGAAAAGTCAGTTATAGCATCCAGGATTTCCTTGTTTCAGACTTGGTCTCTATTGATTCAAAAACTGGTGAAATCTTTGCGCTCAGAGCTTTTGATTATGAACAAATGACAAGTCTGGAATTCCTGGTGACAGCAGAAGATGGGGGTCACCCCAAACTTGTGTCAAATGTTTCTGTTAGGGTGAGTCTGCTTGATAGGAATGATAATTCCCCTGTGATTGTGCAGCCAGTGCTGGTGGGAGGCAAAGCAAGGATCATTGTTCTAGTCAATGCACAGACCGGATGCCTGTGGCTATCCTTAGGGAACGACAGCCCCCAAGGTACAGCAATAACGACCATGACACCAACACTGAGTTCAAACGTTTCCCTGCTATTCACCATAACTGCCAGGGATGCAGATTCTGGCATGAATGGGGCCCTCCACTATGACATTCTGAGTGGGAATGATACCAGTTTGTTTCTCATTGATCCACTGTCAGGGCAGGTGTTTATCAACAGCAGCAATGCCAGCAGCCTCATTGGTGGTGAATGGGAATTGGAGGTGTTGGTAAGGGATCAAGGGAACTCACCGCTGCATGCAAAAGCCCTTGTGCAGTTAAGTTTCAGAAATCATCTTAACCAGCTGACAAACTCAGCCCAGGAGGCTCAGATGCTGAGCTCATCCATGGTGACTGTTATCTGCCTAACTGTGCTATTAGGCACTTTTCTTCTTATTTTGGCTTTAATCGTGTCTATAtgcaaaagagagaagaaagataaCATGGCCTACAACTGCAGGGAAGCAGAACATGCCCACAGACATCAGCAGCTCAAGAAGCCCCACAAACACATTCAGAAAACAGACATATATTTAGTCCCTGTACTCAGAAACAGGCAAGCTGTGCAGAGTGAGGCTGAGCAAGTTCAGTCCTGTGAAGAAGCTTTGCTGAAGGAAAGTGCCTGGGATGACCCATTGCAGACTTCATTTCATTTAACCCCAACACTGTACAGGACCCTTAGAAACCAGAAAGGTCCAGCTGAACAGAAAGATGCCTTCAATCTCCCTGCGATACAGTGCAGACCCTTCCACCCACACAGGCTAAGAAATGCATCAAAAGAGAGCTCAAGCCTTCAAGATGCACAAACCCATTCCAAAAGCTTAGAGAACCCACAGCTGGAGCTTTGGGGAGATCAGAATTGCGACCTCTCACTGCCAACTACTCATCCCTCAGACATGACTCTGAAGAGACAGAGAATTGCTGAGCCAGATGCGAGGCCCAGGGAAGCCCATCCCCACCAGCACCTCCTGAGAAGCCTAGTGAGGCTGTCCATGGTGGCACTTGCAGAACAGGACCCCATGGGAGAACTTGCTATGGAGTCACCTCCTGTTCAG CAAATCTCTcagctgctgtctctgctgcACCAGGGCCAGTTCCAGCCCAAACCAAATCACAGGGGAAACAAATACACAGCCAAGAATGGTAGCAG GAATGCAGGGCTGGATGCTAATTGCCTCACTATAAAGGACAGTGTTCAAGGAGAGAGTGAGGCAGATGACGGGGATTCAGAAAATGAACTCAATCTTTCCATAGACAAGCTGGTGGGAGAAGAACTCGAGAGCCTCCTAGAGCCTCATGCAG